The region GATTCTATATTTATGAAGTCGGTGTCCTCGGCAAATGAAAATTTGTGAGAAGGACTAGGGGTTGTTGTCTTTGGGAGGGAAGTCCTGGAACAAATTCGGGGGCAAAACGATCCCACTTTCGGGATCCACACCACGTTTTTCCAACCAAAGTTTTGCTTCAGGAGAAAGCTCACCGGGAAACCTTTCGAACGACTCTTCCACTTCCGGGAAATCATGAGATTCTTCGTGGCTGAGGGAACTTCGTAGAGACATAAAAATAATTCCAATGCTAAGGAGAGACCAAAGGGTCGCGATCATGTAACCTAGAACCACAACCACAGTGGGAACTTCCTGGTTTTGTAAGTCTTCGGGGCCGAGACCAGACATCCAAAAGGCAAGGATTCCCGCGTCCGTTTCGGTTAATCTTTCTGCAAAATCAGAGAGATCATATAGGGAATAGAGAGAGATACTAGTACCTAAAAACACTAAGGAAAGGATGGAAATGGTTTCACCTAACATCCCAGTGACAAGAATGCCCACTCCCCAAAAAATTCCGGTAAGATAAGCAAGGTCACCTAGTTTAGAATAAAGGACACTGACAGAGATCAGAAACAATCCTAACAAAATCATTGTTTGGCGAGCATGGCGGCCTTGGAATCCGAGGCGTAACAAAAAAGCTCCGACAAGGGAAGAACCAATGTATCCTGCGGAAACTACCAAAATAAAGGAACCGCGAAAAGAAGCAGGGATCGCGATGGTTTCCCCTCCTTCATTTCCATGGAGAGCAATCCCTTTGACAACACCCCCGCTGAATAGAGCAGCAGTGGCATGACAGATTTCATGGATGAGTACAACAAACTCTTTGAGGTAGGAAGTGAATTGGTGATCCCAAAACGCCACTAAACTCAAAATCAAAGAGAGAAAAATGACAAACTTAACCGGTTTTTCTGCCATCATCGATTTTAATATCGGCTAGTTCGGTGTAAAAGAAAGACCAATAAATGTGATATCATCCGATTGTTCTCGGTTCCCACGAAAATTTGTCATTTTGGATTCGAGTAGGGGAGGGATTTCCTTTACGGTTTTTTGTGCGTTGAAATGCAAAAATTCAATTAATGTTTCTTCACCAAAAATTTCATCTCTTTCACTGAAGGCTTCAGTGATTCCATCCGAATAAAGGAAAAGTTTGGTTCCAGGCAGTAATTTTAATTCTTGGGCGTGGTAATCCGTTTCTAGAATTCCAAGTACTCGTTGTGTTTTCGAATGTAGTTTGATTTGTCCATCGGCCCGCATCTCAATGAGCGAAAGATGACCTGCATTGACGTACTTAAAAATATTTTCTTTGGAATCAAAAATCCCACCGAGGAGAGTCATAAACTCGTTTCCTTTATATCTTGCACGGAAAAACGAATTGATTTCACGAAACAATCCTTCGAGTGAAGTTCCATTTCGTAATTGTTCTCTCACAATTCCTTTGATGGCACTGACTAAAAATCCGGTTCCCAGTCCATGTCCAGCAACATCACCTAACAAAACAATCATCTTGGTTTGGGAAATAGGAATGATGTCTAAATAATCTCCAGAAATTCCCACGGCCGGTTTAGAAATATATCCGTAATCAATTCCTTTGACTTCACTGGGTAAAATGAGCCGTAGTGTGTTGTCGACAATGGATGCTGTTTGGATGTCCCTTACAATTTTTCTTTTTTGAATTTCATCTTCTAACAAACTATAGTTTTCGAGTAACATCCCCGAAATTTTCACCACTTCATTGATAAATTTTAATTCTCCAATGGAGAAATATTTTTTATCTAACTTCTCTCCAATGAGAATCATTGCTTGGATATTTTTTTTGTTCGAAGAAGAATCATAAGCTGGGAATGCCAATTGGACATTGAGTCCTTTTAGAAAATTATATAAAGTTTCGCGTAAACCAATTCCATATTCAAGATGGGAAGTTACCGTCACACGATCAGTACTTGTAAAATAATTCCAAATTTCTGATTGGGGTGAGATACGAACAAAGTCGATATTTTTTAGGTCGGTACTCGCGAATTGATCTCCTGGAATTAAGATGATGATATTGGAAACATTTACCGTGTCTTTTACCGTTCGGTTGATGGTTAGAATCGTTTTTCGCATCGAAAGTGGAGATGATAGAAGGGCAGTGATTTTATTAATTCCTTCACTTAATTTTGGATTTTGTTCGAAGAACCAATAATCGAATAATTCTTTGACCCTTAGTTTGAGAGGGATGAGATAAGCAGTGACTAAAAAAAGATAAATCAGGTTAAATACCCAACGATCTTTTAAATAACGAATGGGTAGAATAAAATCTAAAACAAAAATAGTGCCGATATAGGTTCCTAAAATAATTAAAACCAAAATGAGAGTGACAATACTCGGTGTAAAAATCACCAATGAAGGAACAAATGTATAACGGTAAGTTCCATAAAAGAAAGAAAGTATAAATAAAAAATATGTTATGATGATAAAGGATCTGTTGATAAAAAACCAAGGGTATCTGTCGAAAAAGAGAGTGCTAATCGGAAGTGATACATAAAGGAAAATGGAGAAAACAAGTATGATCCGTTTGAGTAAAGCTTCTTCTCGTGGTTTTGATTTTACGATTTCAAAAATATTGGCAAAAATGTTAATCGAACCAAATAAGATGGTAATGGCATGAGCAACTAAGACGATTCTGTCGATTAACAACATATCGGATTTTTCTTGTGAGGCAATCATTGCCATGATAAATGAAATGAGAACTTGTGGTAATAACCATTTGGAGTTGATTTCTTTTCCCCGAAGTCTATAGATCAAATGATATTGGAGAAAACTTCCTAAATAGAGAGTTAGGATAAACAAAAAGATAGAATTTTTAAATGTGAGGACAAAAACATTAGAAAGAATGACAAGTCCAAAGTTGAGAAAAAAACCAAATATCAAAGCATCTCTTGTGGAATAATAAAAATATACTGCGATTGCTAAACTAAAAAAGGCCAAAAATAAATCTGAAAAAAAGACTCCGAGAACATCTGTTTTGCGAAGCGTTTTGAGTTTGAAATTTTCCTCATAAATGTTTCCGCTGTTGTCTTTGATATGTAAGGGATACGAATCAATATTCGTAAAATCTGTTATGGATTCAAATTTTTCCAGATCTTCTTGAACCACTGAGTTTCCCCAATGGGAACGGTTTCCTTCTCCTATATTGGCAATGAGTCCCGAAGGATAATGATAAAAAGGAAGTCTTTTGTTGTTATTTTGAAATCCAATAAAAGCAAAAAGTAGGATTAAAAAAAACAAAAGAGAAGAGAGTATGGTGATTGTTAGTTCTCTCATTTGATTTCGGGCTCTTCGTAACTAAATTTGAGCACAGGTTCGCCACGTTGTTGAATGATGATGGGGCCTTTATCCATATTGATCATGTTTTTCCATCCCATACTTGCAACAACTTCCTCGGAATTCCTTGTGATTCGGAATTGTTTTCCTTCTTGCACTATATAGAGTTCTGAATGACCAATTTTTCCAATGATCATCTCGTAGTTTTCTTTCCAGTCTAACTTTTGGAAGGTGGATTGAATTAGTGCTTTGATATCAGAAAAACCTTTTAGAATGCGAAGCCTGGATTGGGAATAAACAACTCCTAAAATATAGGAAAGAATGATTCCAATATGTTGGTAAGATTTTCCTGCATTTAAAATGACAAAAAACCAACTTCCATCTTCCACCTGAAAAAACTCGATTAGGTTTCTACTTGTTCTTTTGAATGCTGTAATTTTCCAACCAAGAAGTTCAGGAATGGTTCCTGTTTCCAAAAGATTTTGTACACGAACGGCATACTCAGCTTCCTTTTGGTATTTTTTATTTTCCGAAATATGGTAAGAGAGAATATGATTGTGAATGGTGAGTGCTGATTGACCTGCGAGTAGTGACAAACTATGTGTAGCTTCTGAATTTGGAATATTGGATACAGCAATAAATCCAAATAATTTTTCACGAAAAATAAAAGGATAAATATAGTTTGCATGTAGTTCCATAAAGTCGTTATTTATGTTTTCATACGA is a window of Leptospira kanakyensis DNA encoding:
- a CDS encoding M50 family metallopeptidase, translated to MAEKPVKFVIFLSLILSLVAFWDHQFTSYLKEFVVLIHEICHATAALFSGGVVKGIALHGNEGGETIAIPASFRGSFILVVSAGYIGSSLVGAFLLRLGFQGRHARQTMILLGLFLISVSVLYSKLGDLAYLTGIFWGVGILVTGMLGETISILSLVFLGTSISLYSLYDLSDFAERLTETDAGILAFWMSGLGPEDLQNQEVPTVVVVLGYMIATLWSLLSIGIIFMSLRSSLSHEESHDFPEVEESFERFPGELSPEAKLWLEKRGVDPESGIVLPPNLFQDFPPKDNNP
- a CDS encoding PP2C family protein-serine/threonine phosphatase — protein: MRELTITILSSLLFFLILLFAFIGFQNNNKRLPFYHYPSGLIANIGEGNRSHWGNSVVQEDLEKFESITDFTNIDSYPLHIKDNSGNIYEENFKLKTLRKTDVLGVFFSDLFLAFFSLAIAVYFYYSTRDALIFGFFLNFGLVILSNVFVLTFKNSIFLFILTLYLGSFLQYHLIYRLRGKEINSKWLLPQVLISFIMAMIASQEKSDMLLIDRIVLVAHAITILFGSINIFANIFEIVKSKPREEALLKRIILVFSIFLYVSLPISTLFFDRYPWFFINRSFIIITYFLFILSFFYGTYRYTFVPSLVIFTPSIVTLILVLIILGTYIGTIFVLDFILPIRYLKDRWVFNLIYLFLVTAYLIPLKLRVKELFDYWFFEQNPKLSEGINKITALLSSPLSMRKTILTINRTVKDTVNVSNIIILIPGDQFASTDLKNIDFVRISPQSEIWNYFTSTDRVTVTSHLEYGIGLRETLYNFLKGLNVQLAFPAYDSSSNKKNIQAMILIGEKLDKKYFSIGELKFINEVVKISGMLLENYSLLEDEIQKRKIVRDIQTASIVDNTLRLILPSEVKGIDYGYISKPAVGISGDYLDIIPISQTKMIVLLGDVAGHGLGTGFLVSAIKGIVREQLRNGTSLEGLFREINSFFRARYKGNEFMTLLGGIFDSKENIFKYVNAGHLSLIEMRADGQIKLHSKTQRVLGILETDYHAQELKLLPGTKLFLYSDGITEAFSERDEIFGEETLIEFLHFNAQKTVKEIPPLLESKMTNFRGNREQSDDITFIGLSFTPN